One Oncorhynchus clarkii lewisi isolate Uvic-CL-2024 chromosome 32, UVic_Ocla_1.0, whole genome shotgun sequence DNA window includes the following coding sequences:
- the LOC139392101 gene encoding uncharacterized protein, with amino-acid sequence MSLADDVGWTWSADETKALISVWSDEQILLKMEQTYRNKHVYSEISDRLKYLGVKRTWKQCQNKIKALKWRYRETLRNPSSSRPCPFFSELHEFLAAMPDMPESKETDEEEDNGLPLPLSSLRLLVPPLRLVSAALWQVVQRRDTMDYGLVEEFATTVLEMIPDLMSYREKVQLIMGLRAQLVLELCRSDCSADPETIQPHLSRMRTCIITHREKEIDTEVEASESNFLELVQTLLDDPIEREHFFQDVFPEEFGSRYDAALQTLMWEFLIRLEKLLPTPTFQQTVSWLRPAPSVMKECAHSVTQPQPLKTLLQHNRCHGHLFTNAPSSGADDCILSSLSHSLSERIEMDIDEARSQSQSLSTCASRKERDTLIEHDNVENELGMSLDTVKKAVEMVDGRTEEWGENDYEERLRHDLAYDVLKVEIVDGEDMSSTSSMTADDVGWTCWTPEETKSLISIWSDEQILHKMEQSYRKKHVYSEISECLKELGIKKTTKQCHNKIKALKWRYRETLRNPSSRPCPFFSKLHNFLAAVPDMPESKETGKVSDGGVMSLDRDKGPSVAVELAPQREKMVSRKVKCKTLPGEQANEKKEDETFCIPQSDSKMKSPPKKHCRKQMIEDMSSTTSADNDTRTWTLEGTKALISVWSNKQVLQMMEQSYRKKHAYSEVSERLKVIGIKRTWKQCQSKMKHMKHSYRQALRNPSSSGRTTCPFFSELHTFLANMPDMPDSKGTGKVSDGEVLSSDQDEGPSVELEHLHEKGASRKVKVKALPGEQTEERNGDESDGRMNIGRKQQVVEDVPDLELQPVVLLTQLDDNSLMTAGAPGPDSHTTEQSPKRSKRAKICSLCGKSFVEAKDLTTHMRTHTEQSPHQCTQCGEGFDHQDDFQKHQQNECEEMTKRQEVNEHQHGKNDRISGQSSNASSDPKTCHLCHETFEFQYMLRSHLIIFHKGKRLFKCPLCLKGFAFLRDLKKHQSNKRGCPTSDSVKKRKELRSKSPPARIIPELSSNANYSKTCPVCHATFSQTSSLKSHFLHHHAPDKSRFKCPSASMAFVSHSQRKRHQQSKRGCRLERVYKHATKPAWSLAPRENKNDIPQPSSTATQEPPISQAPTTTAQSSNKKTIPKACPLCQKTFKFEATMVRHIASHQKESLNKCPDILKCTFCDEIFSQGMDLKSHYSRTHQFTGPFPCPSCQKTFVSLTELRLHQRNESTPYQCSVCQRLFRTQYTLTIHERIHTGEKPFLCAECGKGFRSEKLLQSHSKSHVEGKPHACSTCGKRFQRKELLKQHMLHHTDAAFICPDCGKKFFQLVWLRRHMLMHTGERPFLCDLCGKGFKSTAELRIHTRTHTGERPFKCPECGKGCRQKSELQEHLRRHTGERPYPCTVCDKRFYVSKDRKRHMLIHTGEKPFKCQACGMAFNRKALLRVHQKNKSCLYSHTSPLHYTPLHYTSL; translated from the exons ATGTCATTGGCAGACGATGTCGGATGGACATGGTCCGCGGATGAGACAAAGGCGCTGATCTCGGTATGGTCAGACGAGCAGATTCTTCTGAAGATGGAGCAAACGTACAGAAACAAACATGTTTACAGCGAAATTTCGGATCGGCTAAAATACCTTGGTGTCAAACGGACGTGGAAGCAGTGCCAAAACAAGATTAAGGCCTTGAAGTGGAGATACAGAGAAACACTGAGAAACCCAAGCAGTAGCCGACCGTGTCCGTTCTTTTCTGAACTGCACGAATTTCTCGCCGCCATGCCTGACATGCCTGAGTCCAAGGAAACTGACGAGGAGGAAGATAATG gtcttcctcttcctctgtcgtCTCTGCGCCTTTTGGTTCCTCCACTGCGGCTGGTGTCGGCAGCTCTATGGCAAGTTGTTCAGCGGAGAGACACAATGGACTACGGGTTGGTGGAGGAGTTTGCCACCACTGTGTTGGAGATGATCCCTGATCTGatgagttacagagagaaagtCCAACTCATCATGGGGCTGCGAGCgcag CTGGTTCTGGAGTTGTGTCGCTCTGATTGTTCAGCCGACCCGGAGACCATCCAGCCACACCTGAGCAGGATGAGGACCTGCATCATCACTCATAGAGAAAAGGAG ATAGATACAGAGGTGGAGGCATCGGAATCAAACTTCTTGGAACTCGTCCAAACTCTTCTAGATGACCCAATTGAGAGGGAACACTTCTTCCAG GATGTTTTTCCAGAAGAATTCGGGTCCAGGTATGACGCAGCACTGCAGACTCTGATGTGGGAGTTCCTCATCAGGCTGGAGAAGTTGCTTCCAACGCCAACCTTTCAACAG ACTGTATCATGGCTCAGACCTGCCCCCTCTGTGATGAAGGAGTGTGCACATTCTGTGACTCAACCTCAGCCTTTGAAGACTCTTCTCCAGCACAACAGATGCCATGGCCATTTGTTCACTAATG CTCCGTCATCTGGTGCCGATGATTGTATCCTCTCTTcactgtctcactcgctctcagAGAGGATAGAAATGGACATTGATGAAGCACGCTCGCAGAGCCAGTCTTTATCCACGTGTGCATCCAGAAAGGAAAGGGACACTTTGATAGAGCACGATAATGTAGAGAATGAGCTAGGGATGAGCTTGGACACGGTTAAGAAGGCAGTGGAAATGGTGGATGGAAGAACAGAGGAATGGGGAGAGAACGACTATGAGGAGAGACTGCGACATGACTTGGCTTATGATGTTTTAAAGGTAGAGATTGTAGACGGAGAAGACATGTCCTCAACATCATCGATGACAGCAGACGACGTTGGATGGACCTGCTGGACACCTGAGGAGACAAAGTCACTCATCTCTATATGGTCGGACGAACAGATTCTTCATAAGATGGAGCAAAGCtatagaaaaaaacatgtttacagtGAAATTTCGGAGTGTCTAAAGGAGCTTGGTATCAAAAAGACAACCAAGCAGTGCCACAATAAGATAAAAGCCTTGAAGTGGCGCTACAGAGAAACACTGAGGAACCCAAGTAGCCGACCGTGTCCGTTCTTTTCTAAACTGCACAATTTTCTTGCCGCGGTGCCTGATATGCCGGAGTCCAAGGAAACTGGCAAGGTTTCAGATGGAGGAGTCATGTCTTTGGATCGGGATAAAGGGCCATCTGTGGCTGTCGAGTTGGCGCCTCAACGTGAGAAAATGGTTTCCAGAAAAGTGAAATGCAAGACACTCCCCGGAGAGCAAGCCAACGAGAAAAAAGAGGATGAAACATTTTGCATCCCTCAAAGTGACAGCAAGATGAaaagcccccccaaaaaacattgtcGCAAACAGATGATTGAAGACATGTCTTCGACAACCTCGGCAGACAATGACACACGGACCTGGACCCTGGAGGGGACGAAAGCACTGATCTCCGTGTGGTCAAACAAACAGGTTCTTCAGATGATGGAGCAAAGTTACCGGAAAAAACATGCGTACAGTGAAGTTTCCGAGCGGCTAAAGGTCATTGGCATCAAAAGGACGTGGAAGCAGTGCCAATCAAAGATGAAGCACATGAAGCACAGCTACAGACAAGCACTGAGGAACCCAAGCAGTAGTGGCCGAACGACCTGTCCGTTCTTTTCTGAACTGCACACATTTCTCGCCAACATGCCTGATATGCCTGATTCCAAGGGAACTGGCAAGGTTTCAGATGGCGAAGTCCTATCTTCGGATCAGGATGAAGGGCCTTCTGTGGAGTTGGAGCATCTACATGAGAAAGGGGCTTCTAGAAAAGTGAAAGTCAAGGCACTCCCCGGAGAGCAAACCGAAGAGAGAAATGGGGATGAAAGTGACGGCAGAATGAATATTGGAAGGAAACAACAGGTGGTTGAAGACGTGCCTGATTTAGAACTTCAGCCCGTAGTGCTGCTGACCCAACTTGATGACAACAGTCTCATGACAG CCGGTGCTCCAGGTCCTGACTCCCATACCACTGAGCAGTCTCCTAAAAGAAGCAAGCGTGCCAAAATTTGCTCCttatgtgggaagagttttgttgaAGCGAAGGATTTGACAACACACATGCGAACTCACACCGAGCAGAGCCCTCACCAGTGCACCCAGTGTGGGGAAGGCTTTGACCACCAGGACGACTTCCAAAAACATCAGCAGAATGAGTGTGAGGAGATGACGAAACGACAGGAGGTCAATGAGCACCAGCATGGAAAGAATGACAGGATATCGGGACAGTCCAGTAATGCAAGTAGTGATCCCAAAACGTGCCACCTATGCCATGAGACTTTTGAATTTCAATACATGTTGAGAAGCCATCTTATTATATTTCACAAAGGCAAAAGGCTTTTTAAGTGTCCTCTTTGTCTGAAGGGTTTTGCCTTCCTCCGTGATTTGAAGAAACACCAGAGTAACAAAAGAGGTTGTCCTACAAGTGACTCCGTCAAAAAAAGGAAGGAGCTGAGATCAAAAAGCCCTCCTGCTCGCATCATTCCAGAACTTTCTTCAAACGCAAATTATTCCAAAACGTGCCCTGTATGCCATGCAACGTTTTCACAAACGTCTAGTTTGAAAAGCCACTTTCTTCACCATCACGCCCCAGACAAAAGCCGCTTTAAGTGTCCCAGTGCTTCGATGGCTTTTGTATCCCACAGTCAAAGGAAGAGACACCAGCAGAGCAAAAGAGGTTGTCGGTTAGAGAGAGTTTACAAACATGCGACTAAGCCAGCATGGTCACTGGCTCCAAGGGAAAATAAAAATGACATTCCTCAGCCTTCCAGTACAGCAACCCAGGAACCACCAATCTCTCAAGCCCCCACCACTACAGCACAGTCCTCTAATAAAAAGACGATTCCTAAAGCATGTCCTCTATGCCAGAAGACTTTTAAATTTGAAGCTACAATGGTAAGGCACATTGCTTCACACCAAAAGGAAAGTCTCAACAAGTGCCCTGACATCTTGAAGTGCACATTTTGTGACGAGATCTTTTCTCAGGGCATGGACCTGAAGAGCCACTACAGTCGTACTCATCAATTTACGGGACCGTTCCCCTGCCCTTCTTGTCAGAAGACTTTTGTTTCGTTAACTGAGCTGCGCTTACATCAGAGAAATGAGTCCACTCCTTACCAGTGCTCAGTGTGCCAGCGATTATTCCGAACACAGTATACCCTGACTATTCACGAGCgaattcacacaggggagaaaccattcCTCTGCGCTGAGTGTGGAAAGGGTTTCCGGAGTGAAAAACTACTGCAATCACACTCTAAGAGTCATGTCGAGGGAAAACCCCACGCTTGCTCCACCTGTGGGAAAAGGTTCCAGAGAAAAGAGCTATTGAAACAACACATGTTGCATCACACAGATGCTGCTTTCATCTGCCCAGACTGTGGGAAGAAGTTTTTTCAGTTGGTATGGTTAAGAAGGCATATGTTAATGCACACTGGCGAGAGACCGTTCCTCTGtgacctctgtggaaagggtttcaAATCTACGGCTGAATTGAGGATTCACACCCGGACACACACTGGAGAACGGCCATTCAAGTGTCCAGAATGTGGCAAAGGTTGTAGGCAGAAGAGTGAGCTGCAGGAGCATCTGCGGAGGCACACAGGGGAGCGGCCGTATCCGTGCACAGTGTGCGATAAGCGCTTTTATGTCAGCAAAGATAGAAAACGACATATGCTCATACATACTGGAGAGAAGCCGTTCAAATGTCAAGCATGTGGCATGGCTTTCAATCGTAAAGCACTTTTGAGGGTACACCAAAAAAACAAGTCGTGTTTATATAGCCACACAAGTCCCCTACATTACACTCCCCTACATTACACGTCATTGTAA